The genomic region GGTTGAAGTTAAATATCGCAAGgattttgcaaaatatttcgCAGATAAATTGTCACTCTTTTAACttaacttttaatttaaaaactactagtaaaatacctatatatataatttgaactggtaatggaaattacgggaaaacggctgaacggattttaatgagtgaccccctCATTTtaatgcctggcatccaaagtttttcggaaaaatagtagttttcagtgaaatgtcaattttcctacataattttcctattttccaaaatccatctgttgacagttttgagaactaattttattcaatcacggcctatttgattgaatttcagaacaaaacacacactacaataaacaataggctattacacgaaggccatgacctgcaggattgccgacatatttagagatcaattcagtttgttattaaaaacggattctgcagtgtataattttctgagtacagctgtgtattggatattcaaatctacgaaacttgaggtggtttgatgacattattaccattagaaattaaatattattatagttaatatcatgatgcatctatttttcattaattgtacataatattgatgctatattgatgacatgaaagtgaaacgttttgtggttatgtaagtaaatgtagagaatatcttaatttagatcttcatttctataatttactaaaaacttaagataataatattattaaaaatcaaatatttttatacttattaatccagtggggttgggtctttttcatatacttaatggcggtgtagtgtagatattgatatgtgtcattgtcttcagtattggctcgagagagcgcaaaaattacagttcctaaggaaagatcaaaagatattacttaatgataaaataagaggcctagaaaattttgtagtctccagatcatttcagcaagatctcttagtagaataaaatgattttacgctctacatttcaagttctacatgcagcagctatacgaaaatgctattgttcgaaagcttagcaaacctgacatttttttaacttttgcctacaatccacaatgacccgaaatagctactgctatcgtcctgacattgatacttgcgttttcgcgttgaaactcaaaaactgaagttgttgttttctaatgccaggcgtttgacaataaagtcatttgacctcttgcactccaatatttttcaaagacattatcatcaaaaactgaagttggataggttcaagaaaaagtatttggcctaaaaaaatccattcagagggagtatgtttcattattatgaaagcaaataactatcaagaagacaagtattcttcattgaaaataaatctgaaaaatttttatttgaacgtctaacgaacttagtttgcagcagtatttgctgcacaagccactagttagcaTATAATTGGACAAAGCGGACTAGATGAGTGCGTCACTTGTTTTGGTTATTCCTGTGACTCAAAGCGGGACTTAATTCCCCGTTTCACCGCGACTCCACTGGTCTCTGCCTGTTACACAGTATGACAGAGGGTTGACAATGTTAACCCCACGTTGCACTTTTCTGTACCGCTATGTAGTGAGGTCGCTTGACGAAGGTTCTGATGTTGCTGAATACACAACATAGCTAGCTTCAGGTCATTTCACCAGATAGCCGTATGGTTTGATAAATGCTGCAGATTTGAAGTATGACTTTATATTTAAGGACAGAtggatattatacagggacatcattttatttttactaacatttttaatattaacctggctatacctttagagaaccggaaatacagtttgctacccccttccataactgtagttcgatgatactggcgtaaaacacaaacaaatcactctgctaggtataggagggaagaaaagtagtccatccatttacgtaaactaggaaatatcgcgattttgagttcgataattttcatcacgtttttgtttaatcaaagtatagtacagtattaacaagaaGTGTTTTtactacgaactgagctatccattcggacatattcattatgcagtgtatattatactgtctgcagcacattagcgtacaatatagagaatgaagttaaattgaaaaatactcttaatatgaatatttaaacacatttttgaaaatggtggccgttcatttcgatacaggcttcagttcttttgtgcatattatcgcattatagattactgcatctaattccaattgtcagtttcgtccttcgtactagtaactcatgttgaaataattctgtacctactctataaaagagtaccttacgtactgtaaagtcaatcttcacttctgcccgacccgcacagataaaattactcagacatgctatctactgtccgtccaagtggttacgccgcaagatcgtagaaagggaggaaatcacgtgacagttaattacttaacgagtcccttttatttaagttattttaaacagttgtataatattacgtaaacgtccaattcctaacagaaattaatgttttcaggaaagagctaagacagcccagcttttacagagaggccaACAgcagcaggtgggggaaatctggatgcgacgtaggcaagcggatagtacctgtgcgaaaatatgattcaatattgaaagctctttcgtcactggaaaacacgaacatatttctggaacgtactatactcgctaactcagtgctgtttacgctaagggtcttggatctgtgtggaggaacttcattagtagaaggggtgggagtgaagtacattcaaaaactcaggtacaataaaaattgaagtaaaaataaaatgatgtccctgtacatcataTCATATTCCCTATAACTTACATATTTTTAAGCTATAAACCGTACAttacaaagcatatgattatgtctcgtgaccagaaatggaagtataaaaattggaaatttatcctttgaaaaggtagaaaaattcaaatatcttggagcaacagtaacaaatataaattgcactcgggaggaaattaaacgcagaataaatatgggaaatacgtgttattattcggttgagaagcttttgtcatctagtctgctgtcaaaaaatttgaaagttagaatttataaaacagttatattaccggttgttctgtatggtttggaaacttggactctcactttgagagaggaacagagattaagggtgtttgaaaataaggtgcttaggaaaatatttggcgctaaaaggtatgaagttacacaacgcagacctgctCGCAATgtgttcttcacctaacataattagaaatattaaatccagatgtttgagatgggcaggacatgtagcacgtatgggtgaatctagaaatgcatgcagagtgttagttggaagacctaaggggaggccgagacgtagatgggaggataatattaaaacagatttggaggtggaatatgatgctagggactggattaatcttgctcagtccacacctgtggagtaaaggtcagcgtgtctggccgggaaaccaggtgacccgggttcgaatcccggttggggcaaattacctggttaaggtttttttcggggttttccctcaacccaatatgagcaagtgctgggtaactttcgatgctgaacccggattcatttcaccggttattatcaccatttcattcatacgctaaataacctgagatgttgatagcgtcgtaaagtaacccaatcttgctcaggatagggaccgaagacgggcttatgtgaacctccgagttccttaaaagccatttgtaagtatgaacTATACCATTTGGAATACTGCTTTGAAGTATGTGAAACTTTACCTCAATTTTTTTATTCAGAATTTTATGATCACTTTATTTGATtatcaaaaattttaattttcattaacattacactgacgttcaaagatactcGACTCCACTAATCGATAGTGTTTgataatttgttcatgtaagtgctgcttctttagttattactagtatggatagatggcgaaggtaacaATGAGTGTCGCCaacagtacataaatatacccgcattataaaattcaaaatttcatccccctttaatgataatgaaaaaaacaaaacactagATTTATCGTGAAACCGCTGATAaggtcaattatgagaataatttgtacttaatctacatcatcattcTCTTAAATATTTTTTACCCGTCCAAATAATtaggtcacctattgagaactagcggaactacttcaaagtttgttaatttgttatatctttgattacaaagttcgcttacacgatcagaaagtTCATATCatatctttgaatgtcagtgtacCTTTTTCTAAATATCTACAAAACCAATTAACATAAAATTGATAAAGAGATgcatctgattttgcaactacacgcctcaagttcgattcctagtcgggacaagttacctggttgaggtttttttcggggttttccctcaacccaatatgagcaaatactggataactttcggtgctggaccccggactcatttcaccagcattatcaccttcacctcattcagagactaaataacctaagatgttgataaaacgtcgtaaaataacctactaaaataaaaaaatacacgactcaaatataactttttgttctgcaaatgaattttacagtgttacatttgttcggatcacatttaaaggacacaaCTGGAATTATTCCcatcatttactatcataatacattattttcttaaattgactgagcgtattgggaattcattccatggctttctcaaaacacactatgaaatgtttcacataaaacaattttggttttaaaaattgaagcaaaaacgagaaaaattgtagtacacttttttgtttgaaatatctcaaagaataaccacttgaaattaattacattacttatagTTCACCTTGTATAACATATAATTataccatgttgaatctttcgtacactacttttaacacttgaatataaataattgattaaatggcgatcttactcgtgttaattatgtaagcatgtgcggcttacacatacaataacataaatacagacatggaaattctacacacacaacccaaaaaccaaaaactcaacacactagaagaatatgaaatatatagacacactaaaacacaccctaatcaaattctcaacacacagatcaatttcagaacacacacactatttgacacaactcttcatcacatgaacgcacccacacaacaggcagcgaaggtgagatagcgccgagatctagtaggctctgaggatggtgtcaagtagcaccgaaacagctgtaagccgcacatgcttacataattaacacgagtaagatcgccatttaatcagttaattatatgtaattatacGAGTAcgagtggcttgtacagcaaatgctgcaaactaagttcattagacgttcaaataaacatttttcagatttattttcaatgaagaataccagatattctgaaagttatttgtttccataataatgaagatactctctctctagccaatactgaagagaaccacgcatataaatatctacatcataccgccattaaatatatgaaaaagacccaactccacttgattaataactataaaaatatttgatttttaataatattattatcttacgtaagttttataaagctttcagtaacatatactatatagccgccactcagtaaaatatagaaatcaaaatctaatttaagttattctctacatctacttatataacccaaaacgtttcactttcagatcatcaatatagcattaatatgtataattaatgaaaaatagtcacatcatggcattaactacaataatatctcatttctaatggtaataatatcatcaaaccacctcaagttttgtagtttttaatatccaatacacagctgtacccagaaaattacacaccacagaatcgaacctgtaaattatatttttagtaagttaagtttttaataaccaatttaatttgagcactaaatatgtcagcattcttgcagatcatggccttcgtgtaatattgtttactgtagtttgtgttttgttttattctgaaatgcaacacggccgacttgatgctcgcttcgcttctcctttactggccttgacaattcattttgattccTGTGTTAAAGCGAAgagaacatcaagtcggccgtgaatgcaattagctagttctcaaaactgacgacagatggattttggaaaataggaaaatgatgttgaaaaattgacatttcactgaaaactactatttttctgaaaaactttgggttccaagcttcaaaatgaggggccatttattaaaatccgttcagccgttttcccgtaatttccattaccagttcaaattatatatatagatatcctGCAGAGTACCCAGAAATTTGAAAattcggcccattctttttgtcgCGAAGGGTACAATAGTGCCCCACGGGTGTAAAAATTTGTCATGCCCCCTTGCAGTATTGAAACATCTTTACCGGTTTATGTTAtatctctgttccattactctttcatcgtatgacgacgcagaatatctgcatggaaatatcatatgtacttcggtacattgaaataacatatgatattcgtaaatcacgaagtgatttaagacggcgcttattccgtcggatcccggccaactagtcactcataatgagtgcacctcagcacatgtgtggacttcggtcctatgttcatagacatctatgacgtagtgcagagggcggccactagagggaacccaagagttggaactcaatcagagacaattctgtccgacgtcggggttgtatccggtgtggcttagtggataaagcatcagcacgtagagctgaaaacccgggttcaaatcccggcgccggagagaatttttctccgttccattactctttcatcgtatctttACCGGTGCTGATATAAGTTCTTGTTCTTTTAGGAAGGGGCCTACTTCATGACAGAGTTCATACCAGAACAAAAACAGGAAGAGATATATGAAGAAGACAGCAAACTTTTCAGTGACCAACTGTCGCTAGCAAGCGGAAGCAACATGTTGGAAGATTACCCGTCCACAGCGCCtcaacagcaacagcagcaacaaTCTAATAGAAACGCCTACGCTTCTTCCATGGCAATTGGTTCACGAAAAAGATGTGCAGAAGACGAAGACTCCAGGGTGGACGAGTCGTACGGAATCCTGCAGTCGCTAGAGAAGGACGAGTACGATGCGTATGGAGAGTACATAGCTCGAAAACTGAGGTCAATGGATAAGCGGACGTGTGCTTACGTCCAGAAGGCATTCAGCGACGTCATCTTCGACGCGGAAATGGGAAAATATGCAGAAAATTAACTATGGTAAGTAGTCCTTAGGACTAGCATGCCTATGACCTAAAAACTCTGAAAATGTGCATAcaaaaatatgacataaaaagttGGAAATAtgacaaacaaattaaatattgtccaaaaattacttagaaaacatttttattcaccaatgtacaattttattttgtgaatattaaCCCTTGAATTCACAAAGAAtcttataggatacaacaggttaattaGGCTATATGctctaattttaatagaacaatagaaaaaaatggtaggaaatagtaatatgcgttacaagagcggtatgttgaagttttgatgttcgaggaaaagtttgaaaaagcgaaacgtagttgagcttttttaatttccgagaattgaaagaaaacataccgctcgtgtatcgtacattattttgtgcgaagatcgtttattacataatctgaaagaggaatttcgaattagttgcaatgaaatctccatcttggtttctgttcaatgacggcaaatttgcagaacaaaaatatctatcttcaacattgtttctttaaaatgttttctgtgtttactatactccagcaggccgtgatatacgtctgtctttcccccccccccagtctatgatgagtctggaatcttgttgattttttcacgccttcattaatgttacttgcatcacgaatgcagtaactttagtggagttgtagagtttacttaatttttgcaaatatttaaaaacaataattaacagtacaaattaggtgaaattgcagtggtaagtttcaaatttataattattactatattgaacgtctctaaaaataatactgtatgttaaaagcctaaagcagtaaaatcaatatgtcacttaagcggtaagaagagggaaattgttatgtgtgttaggttgggaatactgaatgtggaattttagactttccgcggattggttttgtgcggataccaagcaaatacgcacgatctcgcacaaattaaatttaaacaaaatttcacaatactataatattgtacaacatataaaatatgggcattgcgatagttgttttctttacagtccgacacggtttaataaattagtgtgagaaatgaagttttgccaatttaagggttaattagaaacattcctagacttttacaaaaacttatggaacaatcctacttttgattcaaaattctgggacacaaaaaacccagatgaacaatgcattacaaaagaagaactacaagaagcattaaagaagacgaaaaatagtaaatcacctggagaaaataacctaaattcagaattgtataaatatgcagcaaatctatttcaagaaagattactaagatttctaaacagaatatatctgactgccactttaccggaagaatggaaaaataatgtaattattcccatatataaaacaggagataaacagaatgttgaaaactatagaggtattagtatcctcaacacatgttataagaaaaaaaaaaaaaagttatgttttatttaacgacgctcgcaactgcagaggttatatcagcgtcgccggatgtgccggaattttgtcccgcaggagttcttttacatgccagtaaatctactgacatgagcctgtcgcatttaagcacacttaaatgccatcgacctggcccgggatcgaacccgcaaccttgggcatagaaggccagcgctataccaacttgccaaccaggtcgacttgttgtaagatatttagtaggattaaaaaaaaaaaaaaaaaaaaaaaaaaaaaaaaaaaaaaaaaaaaacacgctgaaactttccttctggagtgtcaaaatggctttagaaaggGAAGATCAtgtgtgtagatccattatttagtatcaaactattgttagaaaaaagaagagaatttaatttagaaacccatatagcttttattgattttgtgaaagcttttgataaagtccgaagagaccttttattcgacatattacaagataaaaatattccaaatttgctattacaaaatataatagaaatctacacagacagcaaaataagtgtcaaaataaataactgtatatccgaaagaaaattagttaataatggagttcgacaaggttgtccactatcaccaactttatttaatatctgtataaatgaaattattttaaaatggaaccaaatctacacatcaggaatcaaaataaccagtgttctaacattaaataccttactctatgcctatgatcaagtcataatttccaattcagaggataatttacaaagaggattgtatgcattaaatataatattaaaagattttgggatggaaatttcagcacaaaaatcaaaagtaatggcatttttaggacaagacccagtcagaagtaagataatacacaataaccaatgcctcgaacaagtgcaaaatttcaattacctgggttgtgaaatatcttatcaaaatgaaaaagatgtgaacaagaaaattaccaaatttacacaaattctaggaataataaacaatacattaaaagctaaattagtacaaaaatctacaagaataaaaatatataatacactagcattaccctcccttttatacggaagcgagatttggacattaaagaaaaaagacatgaacagaatcaaagcaacggaaatgaaatttttcaggaggacagcaggatatactcttttagaccaaaaaaggaatgaagaaattttagaacaattagaagtagagtcagtagaagaaaaaatcagcagatacaaattcaattggctagatcatgtaagaagaatggaaaattcaagaatcccaaaaattatgatgcagtataaacctagaggacatcgtcgaccaggaagacctttaagaaaactgctagatggggccgaaacaggtctacagaggcctaattcgtgaaggatgatgatgatgatgatgataagggtTAATTATATGAACTTTACTtgtatcaaataccttactataatattgCCGGACAGCTGTATATTAGCAGCATTGGCTTGAATGCGAAATATCgcagacctgacatctagcgaagcggcgtggaattacgtccacaaatgcTAATatttaacatagcgggattcggactattgtttaaaacatgaagtactaatgtggaataatatacgagacacttaagaaatgttgaatagtatttaatgtaacattattacagTATTTCGTATCAAAGCtggatattatgagaaatattgcacacttcgtattactttccgtaattaattgttgcgtattttttctttgctttagtgagataAAATcaaattctgacattaagaatgaatttacaataacgctttatatacgcattgctgacaactgcaaagataaaattgatagtagtgtgatgcttgtaataattagtaaaggcatgtggacaacaataaccttaaaatgttcaatatattttaactcttctattcatttattaggcttaaacaaaaaagctaatttttattgttccatcAACActgagacaaaggcattaggcctactaaagaatgttgttgactcacgtgttatgatccctcggaaatcgaaagtacgattggagcaatttgtaatgctgtaattgtagcaattataaacagcacatatacaccctgacattttaacgcagcactaattaataaaactattaac from Periplaneta americana isolate PAMFEO1 chromosome 15, P.americana_PAMFEO1_priV1, whole genome shotgun sequence harbors:
- the LOC138715622 gene encoding uncharacterized protein — its product is MEWTTALVLQFIKAYEKRELLWNNTHTAHKILNKKNEAWEEISKELNIEVSELKNKMSILLATYRKARNKTIETNVEPRWFAYKSFSFLHNRYQRRSTKNIEEGAYFMTEFIPEQKQEEIYEEDSKLFSDQLSLASGSNMLEDYPSTAPQQQQQQQSNRNAYASSMAIGSRKRCAEDEDSRVDESYGILQSLEKDEYDAYGEYIARKLRSMDKRTCAYVQKAFSDVIFDAEMGKYAEN